The Vitis vinifera cultivar Pinot Noir 40024 chromosome 1, ASM3070453v1 DNA segment aaataaaacaaGGGTCTACGGCTGTTTGGGAAGGGTAGTTTGGTAATTTGGGTGGAAACTCCAGAACCACCAAAAGGCAAGGTGTAAGATAGATATGATGGGGGAAGCACGCAGACGTATCCGCCTTAGAGTGTAACGttcaatgccatcatcaatctCTCTGTAACTCTCTGCTCTTTCTCTGAGAGGATGTTACCCAGGTCGAACGACGTCGTTTGGACGCGAAGCGACGCCGTTTCCTGGTCGAAGAACAGCAACGACAACAGGTTTGGTGATGGCGGCGGTGATGGTGAGAGGACGAGTTCGGTGTCTGCGTTGAAGGCCATTGTTGAGGAGGAGTGGTTGGTGAGCGGTGTcgaaatgaaaggaaatttgGTGTCTCAGAGTCAGAGCGGAGCGGTGAATTCACTGTTGCATCCAATGGACTGCTCGTCGTCGTGCTCGCCGGCGTCGGCGTTTGGTCTGGACCCGGCCTTTCAGGGCAAATCTTGCTTGTCCTCGATGGTTTGTGGGTACCCATTTGATGGCTCTTTTGATTTGGTATGTGACCCGGGGTTTCTTGAGCCGATACCCGAAATTCAGGCTCCGAGTTCGAGTTCTTTGATGGGTTTCAACGATTTGGCTTCGCAGCCCCTGATGGGTGCTTCAAATCTGGGCTCGAATTCGCAGTTTCCGGCTACCCATTTGGCGGGAAACGGCGGGAATGCGGCCACCGGTGGGTTTAATCCATCGGGTTTTGAGGGTTTTGTGGGGAGTTCTCTGTTTGTGGACAGGTGTAAGGTGTTGAAACCGCTCGAGAACTTCCCTTCAGTTGGGTCACAGCCCACGCTGTTCCAGAAGAGAGCGATTCTCCGGCGAAATTCGACAGAAAGAGCGGGGAATTATGGAGTTTCGGGCCAAGAAGGCAGTGCAATTCCGGTTAGAGTTGCCGGAGAAGATAAGGGTAAGAGGCCGGTGGTGGAAGAAGAAATGGACAAGATGAGAAAGGACAAGAGCAATGATGAGGATGATATGGACGAAGCCAGCATTGCTCGGTCCGGTTTGATATACGATTCTGATGATGCAATTGAGAACCACAAGGTGGAGGAGACTGCAAATGATGGTGGAGACAACTCAAATTTGAATGGATCTTCCATTGGAGGAGAtcgaaaagggaagaaaaagggGCTGCCGGCGAAGAATTTGATGGCTGAGAGGCGCCGGAGAAAGAAGCTGAACGATAGGCTCTACATGCTGAGGTCTGTTGTTCCAAAGATCAGCAAGGTGAGAATTTTCTGGTGAATTTCAGTGTGGGGTTTGCTTGGATGTGGGCCTCGTTTatctgaaaattttcttttcttttttaaattttctctag contains these protein-coding regions:
- the LOC100245461 gene encoding transcription factor ICE1 is translated as MLPRSNDVVWTRSDAVSWSKNSNDNRFGDGGGDGERTSSVSALKAIVEEEWLVSGVEMKGNLVSQSQSGAVNSLLHPMDCSSSCSPASAFGLDPAFQGKSCLSSMVCGYPFDGSFDLVCDPGFLEPIPEIQAPSSSSLMGFNDLASQPLMGASNLGSNSQFPATHLAGNGGNAATGGFNPSGFEGFVGSSLFVDRCKVLKPLENFPSVGSQPTLFQKRAILRRNSTERAGNYGVSGQEGSAIPVRVAGEDKGKRPVVEEEMDKMRKDKSNDEDDMDEASIARSGLIYDSDDAIENHKVEETANDGGDNSNLNGSSIGGDRKGKKKGLPAKNLMAERRRRKKLNDRLYMLRSVVPKISKMDRASILADAIEYLKELLQRINDLQNELESITPQSLLQPTSSFQPLTPTIPTLPCRVREEICPGSLPSPNSQPRVEVRQREGGAVNIHMFCARRPGLLLSAMRALDGLGLDVQQAVISCFNGFALDIFQAEQSKEGLEVLPEQIKAVLLNIAGFHGVM